CCTGCAAGTAGCGCTCAAGCCCGAGATTGGACATGACGGTTGCCACGATACCGGGCGCCGACAGCCGGTCATGGGCCTGCCAGGACTGCGCCACCACGGCCATCAGCTGGTCACCGTCAATGACCGTGCCGTTCTCGTCCACGATGATCACGCGGTCAGCGTCTCCATCCAGTGCAATGCCGATATCGGCCCGGACTTCGTGCACCTTGCGCGACAGGGCATCGGTCGACGTGGAACCGCAATCCTTGTTGATGTTGTAGCCGTCCGGGGAGACCCCCATGGAAATCACATCCGCCCCGAGTTCCCAAAGGGCTTCCGGAGCCACCTTGTAGGCTGCTCCATTGGCGCAGTCGATAACCACCCGGAGGCCTTCCAGGCTCATTTCCCGCGGCAGGGTGCGTTTGGCAAATTCGATATAGCGCTGCTGTGCACCGTCGATGCGCTTGGCACGGCCAAGTTCACGTGTCCCGGCAAGCAGCGGTGTCATGTCGCTTTCGACCATGTCTTCGATGGTCTTTTCAATCTCGTCGCTGAGCTTGAAGCCGTCCGGACCGAAAAACTTGATGCCATTGTCCTGGAACGGATTGTGGGACGCGGAAATCATCACGCCGAGATCCGTGCGCAGCGAGCGTGTCAGCATGGCAACAGCGGGTGTCGGCATTGGTCCCAGCAGAAACACATCCATACCCACGGACGTGAACCCGGCGACCAGCGCCGTCTCCAGCATGTACCCCGAGAGCCGGGTGTCCTTGCCGATCACCACGCGATGACGGTGCCCGCCATTCTTGAACACCAGCCCGGCCGCCATGCCCACCTTGAGAGCCATCTCAGCGGTCATGGGATATTTGTTCGCCTGACCGCGGATACCGTCGGTGCCGAAAAACTTGCGCATCAATTATGCCTGTCTGAAGTGTTTGTCTTGCGCCTATTTAAGCGCAAACGCGGGCGCTCACGATTCAAAATATGTGAGCAATTGTTACTATTCACTAACGACTGAACGGTTCCCGAACGAAAGATGCCCGGTCATGACCGGGCATCTGTCAGATCGTTCAATGTCACGCAGATCAGGACGGCTGCGGTTCCATGCCGCCGCTGGCTTCGTCGCCACCGCGCTTGGCACCAGCGGTCGGAACAGCTGACGAGCGTCCGATCGGCTGGTCGTCGTCGGTGTCGCGCACCGGCGGCTTGCCGTTCAAGAGGTCCTTGATTTCGTCGCCGGACAGCGTTTCGTATTCCAGCAGGCCCTTGGCGATCGTGTGCAGTTGATCCTCGTGTTCCGTCAGGATCCTGTGCGCCGTCTCGTAGCCCCGGTCGACATAGGCCTTGATTTCCTCGTCGATCATCTTCTGGGTCACACCGGAGATATTCTGCTGGCGCGCCACGGAGTGACCAAGGAAAACCTCTTCCTGGTTCTCCCCATAGGAGATCAGCCCGAGTTTCTCGGACATGCCCCACTGCGTGACCATCGCACGCGCGAGACGTGTTGCCATCTGGATATCGCCCGAGGCGCCGGAGGTGACTTTATCGTGTCCGAAGA
This genomic interval from Labrenzia sp. VG12 contains the following:
- the glmM gene encoding phosphoglucosamine mutase → MRKFFGTDGIRGQANKYPMTAEMALKVGMAAGLVFKNGGHRHRVVIGKDTRLSGYMLETALVAGFTSVGMDVFLLGPMPTPAVAMLTRSLRTDLGVMISASHNPFQDNGIKFFGPDGFKLSDEIEKTIEDMVESDMTPLLAGTRELGRAKRIDGAQQRYIEFAKRTLPREMSLEGLRVVIDCANGAAYKVAPEALWELGADVISMGVSPDGYNINKDCGSTSTDALSRKVHEVRADIGIALDGDADRVIIVDENGTVIDGDQLMAVVAQSWQAHDRLSAPGIVATVMSNLGLERYLQELGLGLARTKVGDRYVVEHMRANGYNVGGEQSGHIVLSDFATTGDGLIAALQVLACVKDQDRPVSEVCKRFEPVPQILKNVRYKGGLPLEQDLVKSAIEDGEARLGTSGRLVIRASGTEPLIRVMAEGDDADLVKQVVNDIAGVVASAAA